In the genome of Vicia villosa cultivar HV-30 ecotype Madison, WI linkage group LG7, Vvil1.0, whole genome shotgun sequence, one region contains:
- the LOC131618501 gene encoding uncharacterized acetyltransferase At3g50280-like: protein MSSVQILSTTIIHAPNHNLNLSNHHTIDLTPWDLQYLPFGYNQIGLIYQHNSELDTENQIQLLKQSLTSTLEFFPPFTGRLNITEHEDNTISCSINCNNEGALFVHAANKNISVRDILGPTYLPDIFYSFFQLNGVKNYEGTSQPLLAIQVTELTDGIIIGCSISHVVVDGTSLWHFINSWAKISRGNFEISKIPSFQRWFPPGIQLPIRFHFPIEPRDSLSNDQNNEEQKLNTTMSERLFHFSKENITKLKSKANLEAGTKNISSLQAVFTHVWRSIIRCKNLDTQEELNFVIDIGVRPRFIPPLPEEYFGNAVMEFVVTVKVCELMEDGGLGKCALKMNKIIAMHSDEKLKNHYEDWLAAPSFVFKDGDVGNRNSLAIGSSPWFDVYGNDFGWGKPVAVRNGGANKKNGKIYVSAGIEEGSINLEVCLDYEILEAIGNDSEFMDAVCS, encoded by the coding sequence ATGAGTTCCGTTCAAATTCTATCCACCACAATAATTCATGCACCAAATCACAATCTCAATCTCTCAAATCATCATACAATCGATCTAACACCATGGGATCTTCAATATCTCCCATTTGGATACAATCAAATCGGTCTTATTTATCAACACAATTCTGAATTAGATACAGAAAATCAAATCCAACTCCTTAAACAATCTCTCACCTCTACTCTTGAATTCTTTCCACCTTTCACAGGACGGCTCAATATCACGGAACACGAAGATAACACTATCTCTTGTTCCATCAATTGCAACAACGAAGGTGCACTCTTTGTTCACGCcgcaaataaaaatattagtgtaAGAGACATCCTTGGACCAACTTATCTTCCagatattttttattcattttttcaactGAACGGAGTTAAGAATTACGAAGGGACGTCACAACCATTACTCGCGATCCAAGTAACAGAGTTAACCGATGGCATCATTATTGGCTGTTCAATCAGTCATGTGGTTGTTGATGGTACTTCTCTTTGGCATTTCATCAATTCATGGGCCAAAATCTCGAGAGGTAAtttcgaaatttcaaaaattccatcTTTCCAACGATGGTTTCCACCAGGTATTCAACTTCCAATTCGATTTCATTTCCCAATAGAACCACGAGATAGTCTCTCtaatgatcaaaataatgaagaaCAAAAACTCAACACTACAATGTCGGAGAGATTATTTCATTTCTCAAAAGAgaatattacaaaattaaaatccaAAGCCAATTTAGAGGCTGGTACAAAAAACATATCTTCTTTGCAAGCAGTTTTCACTCACGTTTGGCGCTCTATTATACGATGCAAGAATCTTGATACGCAAGAAGAATTGAATTTCGTGATAGATATAGGCGTTAGACCAAGGTTTATTCCTCCGTTGCCAGAGGAATATTTTGGTAATGCTGTGATGGAGTTTGTGGTTACTGTGAAAGTCTGTGAATTAATGGAAGATGGTGGACTTGGTAAATGCGCTTTGAAGATGAACAAGATAATTGCTATGCACTCTGACGAGAAGTTAAAGAATCATTATGAAGATTGGTTAGCTGCACCGAGTTTTGTTTTTAAAGACGGTGATGTGGGAAATAGGAATTCATTGGCGATTGGTAGTTCGCCTTGGTTTGATGTTTATGGTAATGATTTTGGTTGGGGAAAACCTGTGGCGGTAAGAAATGGGGGtgcaaataaaaaaaatggaaagaTTTATGTTTCTGCTGGTATTGAAGAAGGTAGTATAAACCTTGAAGTATGTCTTGATTATGAAATTTTGGAGGCAATCGGAAATGATTCTGAGTTTATGGATGCTGTGTGTAGCTAA